The following coding sequences lie in one Porphyromonas asaccharolytica DSM 20707 genomic window:
- a CDS encoding MarC family protein, with translation MENLWNSILADFAHFTLSSFFATFMILFVSIDIIGAIPIALSLKENGKVFHPSKVAIISCIMFIAFLFIGEPLLGFFGVDVSSFAVAGSIVLFVLAVEMIFGIQVFQDDNPSGSADIVPLVFPLFAGAASFTAILTMKSSGTATSTLFVAILLNVVCIYLMLRTVSLLEKWLGHGGIYILRKFFGVILLAISVRFFMENLMIILEPFFDK, from the coding sequence ATGGAAAATCTTTGGAATAGTATCCTAGCTGACTTCGCACACTTCACACTGTCGAGCTTCTTTGCGACCTTTATGATCCTCTTTGTCTCTATAGACATCATCGGAGCTATCCCGATCGCACTGAGTCTTAAGGAGAATGGTAAGGTCTTTCACCCCAGTAAGGTAGCCATCATCTCATGCATCATGTTCATCGCCTTCCTCTTCATCGGAGAGCCGCTGCTGGGCTTCTTTGGAGTGGATGTCTCGTCCTTTGCCGTGGCGGGTTCGATCGTCCTCTTCGTGCTGGCTGTCGAGATGATCTTCGGCATACAGGTCTTTCAGGACGACAATCCCTCGGGCAGTGCTGACATTGTACCGCTTGTCTTCCCGCTCTTTGCGGGTGCTGCCTCCTTTACGGCGATCCTAACGATGAAGTCCTCAGGGACGGCGACCTCGACGCTTTTCGTCGCTATCCTGCTGAACGTCGTCTGTATCTACCTAATGCTACGGACGGTGTCACTACTAGAGAAGTGGCTCGGACATGGCGGGATCTACATCCTGCGTAAGTTCTTTGGGGTCATCCTGCTAGCTATCTCGGTACGCTTCTTTATGGAGAACCTCATGATCATCCTCGAGCCTTTCTTTGATAAGTAA